In Anaerolineales bacterium, one DNA window encodes the following:
- a CDS encoding OFA family MFS transporter, with translation MWTIKNRYVVLIGALLAQVTIAGLYAWSIFGRALEVERGWGPNEILVPYALAQFVFAFSTLFSGWLVDRKGPRIALVIGGLLYGGGLILSSFVTSPILLYLTYGVLSGAGVGFVYVCPLSTLIKWFPKNRGMITGLSVGVFGGGSIIFQWVISNFLTITDVSGAFLYLGMISMGVILVGALLTNNPVGFVKKAGEKGEGDYTTAEMVKTRKFKLIWVMYWLAVIPGLLVLGAAKNIGIEVAGLEAVAATSVISILAISNAGSRLVSGSLSDKLGTLKVFKGIFTITILSLLFLSFLAQIKLFFYLGVIGVAVGYGGFLALFPTFTNQEFGSYRYASNYGVVYQAYGLAALSGIFLKSLVGSYTTTFIFSTFAVAAGLAIAFMLTERKSELATGKSAA, from the coding sequence ATGTGGACAATAAAAAATAGGTACGTAGTATTAATAGGCGCCTTGCTTGCGCAAGTGACAATTGCGGGTTTGTACGCATGGAGCATATTTGGGAGAGCCCTTGAAGTGGAAAGGGGATGGGGACCTAATGAGATTTTGGTTCCTTACGCGTTAGCCCAGTTTGTCTTCGCGTTCAGTACATTGTTTTCGGGGTGGTTGGTTGACAGAAAGGGACCGAGGATTGCGTTGGTTATCGGCGGCTTGTTGTACGGCGGCGGTCTGATTTTATCCTCGTTCGTTACCTCGCCGATTCTATTGTATTTAACCTACGGTGTGTTGTCTGGGGCAGGGGTTGGATTTGTATATGTCTGCCCATTGTCAACATTAATCAAGTGGTTCCCAAAAAATCGCGGCATGATTACAGGTTTATCGGTGGGTGTGTTCGGCGGCGGCAGCATTATTTTTCAATGGGTTATCTCAAACTTTTTAACGATTACAGATGTGTCTGGTGCCTTCTTATATCTGGGGATGATTTCCATGGGCGTAATCTTGGTTGGCGCCCTGCTCACAAATAACCCTGTAGGCTTTGTTAAGAAAGCCGGGGAAAAGGGTGAAGGGGATTACACAACTGCCGAGATGGTTAAGACGAGGAAGTTTAAGCTGATTTGGGTTATGTACTGGCTTGCAGTCATACCTGGTTTGCTTGTTCTTGGCGCCGCCAAGAATATTGGGATTGAGGTGGCGGGGCTTGAGGCTGTAGCCGCAACCTCAGTGATATCCATTCTGGCTATTTCCAATGCCGGCAGCAGGCTTGTGTCTGGCTCGTTGTCTGACAAGCTTGGCACATTGAAGGTATTCAAAGGGATATTTACAATCACCATTCTCTCTTTATTGTTCTTGAGCTTTTTAGCCCAAATTAAACTGTTCTTCTACCTTGGTGTTATTGGCGTGGCTGTCGGTTATGGCGGTTTCCTGGCTTTATTTCCAACTTTCACAAATCAGGAATTTGGCTCCTACCGCTATGCGTCGAATTATGGCGTCGTCTATCAAGCGTATGGTCTCGCCGCGCTATCGGGTATTTTCTTGAAATCTCTGGTGGGAAGCTATACAACTACTTTTATCTTTTCCACCTTTGCAGTTGCAGCAGGGCTTGCCATCGCGTTTATGCTAACCGAAAGGAAATCCGAGCTTGCAACAGGAAAGTCAGCGGCTTAA
- a CDS encoding Smr/MutS family protein has product MAKLKLDLHEIYNRGDKIDAELNRIVEEAIDRKIALVEIIPGKGSGQLKKKVMRFLNQNHIKKLYHRVEKDDKNFGRIFIHFRF; this is encoded by the coding sequence ATGGCGAAATTAAAGCTCGACCTGCATGAGATCTACAATCGCGGAGACAAGATCGATGCGGAATTGAACCGCATCGTGGAGGAAGCCATTGACAGGAAGATCGCACTGGTCGAGATCATTCCCGGCAAGGGCAGCGGACAGCTCAAGAAAAAAGTCATGCGTTTTTTAAATCAAAATCACATCAAAAAACTGTATCACCGCGTAGAGAAGGACGACAAGAACTTCGGGCGGATTTTTATCCATTTCAGGTTCTAA
- a CDS encoding aminotransferase class I/II-fold pyridoxal phosphate-dependent enzyme, which translates to MSTSNTTPVFAVDEQNLIPVNNHLKQMMEIPPSRMFLINKSLKVYQEKNPDSAVYDASQGDGGASLPGTPKPILERALQLQLEHGTSYDMPFGTDAYRKSVIEQYWKLDSSSGRGPANVLGTAGGRDALIKAYQAMLALGHGRQGDLVMVSRVPWISYNWGPYGVGANVLWAPGDPAQGWAYSEDAIRESVKFAESKGRKLAGLIITNPDNPTGLTITVEKQVSLAKAALEAGVAFVLFDWMYHYVTDASAMDLNSFLKNFTPEERMRIMFLDGITKSLGGSNIRNCHLIADEAVIKFITARASHGVIPSFYSLAVAMAAYEMGFAEAARTIIEPTNASRVVLKKLLAESGLQHIIGKGYYAFMNVGEFIKAKGWADSEPLGQYLAENHGVAIVPGAFFSPFGSEWVRFSYATPAERTEGAFQRLMEGLNALKY; encoded by the coding sequence ATGTCCACTTCCAACACCACCCCGGTCTTTGCTGTTGACGAACAGAACCTTATTCCTGTCAACAACCATCTCAAACAAATGATGGAAATCCCGCCTTCACGCATGTTCCTTATCAACAAATCATTGAAGGTATATCAGGAAAAGAATCCCGACTCGGCGGTTTATGATGCTTCACAAGGCGATGGAGGCGCATCATTGCCTGGAACTCCCAAACCGATCCTCGAACGCGCGCTTCAACTCCAGCTCGAGCATGGGACGTCCTACGATATGCCCTTCGGCACAGACGCCTATCGCAAGTCCGTGATCGAGCAATATTGGAAACTGGATTCCTCCTCAGGCCGGGGACCCGCCAACGTGCTCGGCACTGCGGGCGGACGCGATGCGCTCATCAAAGCCTATCAAGCCATGCTGGCGCTCGGTCACGGACGTCAGGGCGACCTCGTTATGGTCTCGCGCGTCCCGTGGATCTCCTACAACTGGGGACCATACGGAGTCGGTGCGAACGTCCTCTGGGCGCCGGGCGACCCCGCACAGGGATGGGCGTATTCTGAAGATGCGATTCGTGAAAGCGTGAAGTTTGCCGAGTCAAAAGGGCGCAAACTCGCAGGTCTCATCATCACCAATCCCGATAACCCCACTGGCTTGACCATAACCGTTGAAAAACAAGTTTCGCTCGCCAAGGCTGCATTGGAAGCCGGCGTCGCCTTTGTGCTCTTCGATTGGATGTATCACTACGTCACGGATGCATCTGCCATGGACTTGAATTCCTTCCTCAAGAACTTCACCCCCGAAGAGCGGATGCGTATCATGTTCCTCGATGGCATCACCAAATCACTCGGCGGTTCCAACATCCGCAATTGTCATTTGATCGCAGATGAAGCCGTGATCAAATTCATCACCGCCCGCGCCTCGCATGGGGTCATCCCCTCGTTCTATTCACTCGCCGTCGCCATGGCGGCCTACGAAATGGGATTTGCCGAAGCCGCCAGAACCATCATCGAGCCAACCAATGCCAGCCGTGTGGTCTTGAAGAAACTCCTAGCCGAAAGCGGACTGCAGCACATCATCGGGAAGGGTTATTATGCCTTCATGAACGTCGGCGAGTTCATCAAAGCAAAGGGATGGGCAGACAGCGAGCCGCTTGGCCAATACCTGGCGGAAAATCACGGTGTTGCCATTGTCCCCGGTGCGTTCTTCTCACCCTTCGGCAGCGAGTGGGTCCGCTTCTCCTATGCCACCCCTGCTGAACGGACAGAAGGGGCATTCCAGCGATTGATGGAAGGCTTGAACGCGCTGAAATACTAA
- a CDS encoding M20/M25/M40 family metallo-hydrolase: protein MPSQKFADKYLLAVEQAIKERPLGGLNGFEQEWNLLDAELRPLLTVGAGPSRQSFVDYLRAECIPHWQAQFSQLEIFHWMVEWATRPYYSPRGTIFEARLIEASLINALHRASVNFGDRLHYWHGNLLFLTEISHHSIPDSWEIAKRRYLKKCVDLYGDTLATAGIHSNLSLPDPLFAWDFMHLSSSERGDTHLDEFKSEFYITATRLLRAFASLFIATAASTPMQAQVRDGRAVVVLTGHDSVRNLTFPNPRELDLPDLYRSYNDYLQLSYDLVRRGMRFGNNNWTPVRARSFAEPVERLISTTSDELTHLYTRGLFAVGQAAPPEEMALQIEKQNLMARINLPMGRVEIRVDDGGHSLDLDIANLTLKHLLLLRIYSDPQFARGFRYDREDIARARANETLAAKFSMRAEIENPLTAKPTGMRDFLKWTLNEVRPLAEALNLWNDLHPLVEMSEGARSTAEKIRARLQSQLGGGSEVPLDVLKEIHFEREAQVKSDVERIASDYKMLGGDASRIAEFLQRGRDAARQSSQTPIQFRPRAQAVIEVSYPDKTSEILDLAQQLIRIPSVTASPDERHDEVHRAGSLIDDYLRNVGLDVKFFDGKYPAVYAAFPPFTSRPHENHQPLILLTGHFDVVEPEPDDSQFTPYIEGDYLWGRGAADMKTVVATYMVWMKDMLKSGAPSPNISLLLVGNEENGEAEEWGTPHVLKELNLIPSLFVAGERTGEKGDELFGEICVENRGVMRFDVIARGAKGHSGVAGTGDLSEKLIAARSALNEIFSKHLTLKSSDGWQSQAKFPFINVGTPGVYNVTAGEGILGVEIRPIPQDDVEGLRSQVEAYCESNGLEVNFSVMENGVACDPNTPALKALIQAVKQASGGNEPRIGKKLPGTSARFAPGGQAVVWGQSGIGPHAKNEAHFIPSIEPYYKSLNELAKLWK from the coding sequence ATGCCATCACAAAAATTCGCCGACAAATACCTTCTTGCAGTGGAGCAAGCCATCAAAGAAAGACCGCTGGGCGGACTCAACGGTTTTGAACAGGAGTGGAACCTTCTGGATGCTGAGTTGCGTCCCCTGCTCACCGTCGGCGCGGGTCCCAGCCGTCAATCCTTTGTGGATTACCTGCGCGCCGAGTGCATCCCGCACTGGCAGGCACAGTTCAGTCAACTCGAGATCTTTCACTGGATGGTCGAGTGGGCAACGCGTCCGTATTACAGTCCGCGCGGGACGATCTTTGAAGCGCGCCTCATCGAAGCTTCGCTCATCAACGCACTGCATCGTGCAAGTGTCAACTTCGGTGATCGTTTGCATTACTGGCATGGAAACCTCCTATTCCTCACGGAGATCAGCCATCATTCCATCCCTGATAGTTGGGAGATCGCGAAGCGCCGTTATCTCAAAAAATGTGTTGATCTGTATGGCGATACGCTTGCAACCGCGGGCATTCACAGCAACCTCTCCCTGCCCGATCCGCTCTTTGCATGGGATTTCATGCATCTTTCATCGAGTGAACGCGGCGATACACATCTTGATGAGTTCAAATCGGAATTCTATATAACGGCAACGCGCCTCCTGCGCGCGTTTGCCAGCCTGTTCATTGCGACCGCTGCGTCCACGCCGATGCAGGCTCAGGTCAGGGATGGACGCGCGGTGGTTGTCCTCACCGGGCATGATTCGGTCCGTAATCTCACCTTCCCCAATCCGCGCGAGCTTGATCTCCCTGATCTCTACCGTTCGTACAACGATTACCTGCAGCTCTCTTATGACCTCGTGCGCCGCGGCATGCGTTTCGGAAATAACAACTGGACTCCTGTGCGCGCGCGTTCATTTGCGGAGCCGGTCGAGCGGTTGATCTCCACCACAAGTGACGAGTTGACGCATCTTTATACCCGCGGCCTGTTTGCCGTGGGGCAGGCGGCGCCTCCCGAGGAGATGGCCCTGCAGATCGAAAAACAGAATCTCATGGCACGCATTAACCTGCCGATGGGGCGCGTCGAAATCCGCGTGGATGATGGCGGCCACAGCCTCGATCTGGATATTGCGAATCTGACCCTTAAACACCTTCTGCTTTTGCGCATCTATTCAGATCCGCAGTTTGCACGTGGTTTCCGATACGACCGCGAAGACATCGCCCGCGCCCGGGCCAACGAGACCCTCGCCGCGAAATTCAGCATGCGCGCCGAGATCGAAAATCCGCTGACTGCCAAGCCAACGGGCATGCGCGATTTCCTCAAATGGACACTTAATGAAGTCAGGCCGTTGGCTGAGGCATTGAACTTGTGGAACGATTTACATCCCCTCGTCGAAATGTCCGAAGGTGCCCGCAGCACTGCTGAAAAAATCCGTGCCCGCCTGCAAAGTCAATTGGGCGGCGGCAGCGAGGTGCCGCTGGATGTTTTGAAGGAGATTCATTTTGAGCGCGAAGCGCAGGTCAAAAGCGATGTGGAACGGATTGCATCTGATTACAAGATGCTCGGCGGTGACGCATCCAGGATCGCGGAATTCCTTCAGCGCGGGCGTGACGCGGCGAGGCAGTCATCTCAAACGCCAATCCAATTTCGCCCGCGTGCCCAGGCGGTTATTGAAGTTTCCTATCCGGATAAAACCAGCGAAATTCTTGATCTCGCCCAGCAATTGATTCGCATTCCGTCTGTTACGGCCAGTCCTGACGAACGCCATGATGAAGTCCATCGCGCAGGTTCATTGATCGATGATTACCTGCGAAATGTCGGCCTGGACGTAAAATTCTTTGATGGAAAATATCCCGCAGTATATGCGGCCTTTCCGCCGTTCACCTCCCGTCCGCACGAGAACCATCAACCCCTGATTCTGTTAACAGGTCACTTTGACGTTGTCGAACCCGAACCTGACGATTCGCAATTTACCCCGTATATCGAGGGGGATTATCTCTGGGGCCGTGGCGCAGCGGACATGAAAACCGTTGTAGCGACCTATATGGTGTGGATGAAGGATATGCTGAAATCGGGAGCGCCATCCCCCAATATTTCATTACTGCTGGTCGGTAACGAAGAAAATGGTGAAGCGGAGGAGTGGGGAACGCCGCATGTGCTGAAGGAATTAAATCTCATCCCCTCGTTGTTCGTCGCAGGCGAGCGGACAGGTGAAAAAGGCGACGAGCTCTTCGGCGAAATCTGCGTGGAGAATCGCGGCGTGATGCGCTTTGATGTCATCGCACGAGGAGCAAAAGGTCACAGCGGCGTGGCAGGCACAGGCGACTTGAGCGAAAAACTCATCGCCGCGCGTTCTGCGTTGAATGAAATCTTTTCCAAGCACCTCACACTGAAATCATCCGATGGCTGGCAATCGCAGGCGAAATTCCCGTTCATCAATGTCGGAACGCCGGGCGTGTACAACGTCACAGCCGGGGAGGGGATTCTCGGCGTGGAAATCCGTCCCATCCCGCAGGATGATGTCGAAGGGTTAAGGTCGCAGGTCGAAGCGTATTGCGAATCCAACGGACTGGAAGTCAACTTTTCGGTGATGGAAAACGGCGTGGCGTGCGACCCGAATACCCCGGCGTTGAAAGCGCTCATCCAAGCGGTCAAACAGGCGTCGGGTGGGAATGAACCGAGGATCGGGAAGAAGTTACCCGGTACCAGCGCGAGATTCGCCCCCGGCGGACAAGCCGTCGTCTGGGGTCAGTCGGGGATCGGTCCCCATGCAAAGAACGAGGCGCACTTCATCCCCAGCATCGAGCCGTATTACAAATCGCTGAACGAGTTGGCAAAGTTGTGGAAGTAA
- a CDS encoding histidine phosphatase family protein — MTLLLLIRHGENDYVKTGKMAGHIPGVHLNERGQKQAQALAEALKDVPLRVVYSSPLDRAMETAGPIGGSHKLKIIEEPDLKDTHIGKWQGRSWKVMRLTRSWKIIQNAPSRFRFPEGESFPECQLRIVNVLEGIVHAHSKPKDVVAVVFHADPIKLAVAHFLGMPLDQFQRLGCDTGSLTALHVNEMGAHLMKLNQRPPFDFLPKKK; from the coding sequence ATGACTTTATTATTATTAATCCGCCACGGCGAGAATGATTATGTCAAGACGGGAAAAATGGCAGGACACATTCCGGGCGTGCATCTCAATGAAAGGGGACAGAAACAGGCTCAGGCGCTGGCAGAGGCGTTGAAGGATGTCCCGCTAAGGGTAGTGTATTCCAGTCCCCTGGATCGGGCAATGGAAACAGCGGGTCCGATTGGCGGGTCGCATAAGTTGAAGATCATCGAGGAACCCGACCTGAAGGATACGCACATCGGCAAATGGCAGGGGCGTTCGTGGAAGGTCATGCGGCTGACCAGGTCGTGGAAGATCATCCAGAACGCCCCGTCGCGGTTTCGGTTTCCCGAAGGCGAGTCGTTTCCCGAATGTCAATTGCGCATCGTGAATGTGTTGGAGGGAATCGTTCACGCGCATAGTAAACCAAAGGATGTTGTTGCGGTTGTTTTCCACGCCGACCCGATCAAGCTGGCGGTGGCACATTTTCTCGGTATGCCGCTCGACCAGTTCCAGAGGCTGGGCTGCGATACCGGCTCTCTGACCGCATTGCACGTGAACGAAATGGGCGCACACTTGATGAAGTTGAACCAGCGTCCACCGTTCGATTTCCTGCCGAAGAAGAAATAA
- a CDS encoding AAA family ATPase translates to MPDLFDHAMRERMKQEAPLAARMRPRTLDEYIGQEHIVGQGKLLRRAIEADRLFSSIILWGPPGTGKTTLAQVIANTTKSHFVTISAILAGKADLRVVIDQALERRRLHNERTILFVDEVHRWNKAQQDALLPHVENGTFTLIGATTENPYFEVIKALISRSRVFQLRNLNQAETGILLDRVLVDTERGYGNKRINLDLAARSHLIEVASGDARNALNALELAVESTTPDSDGVIHITLDVAQESIQQRAVLYDKDGDAHYDTISAFIKSVRGSDPDAALYWLAKMIYAGEDPKFIIRRLIILAGEDIGLADPMGLVVASSAAQAFDYIGLPEGIYPIVEATLYLAAAPKSNTAGAYFKAMKKIEEEGQTSVPRHLMDGNRDAAAMGHGRDYVYPHEFEGHFTPQQYLPKRLLGTYFYSPSEEGYESQVKSRLEMWREAQRKALGITKVENIPDMSEEQIQEMKRKIK, encoded by the coding sequence ATGCCTGATCTCTTCGACCATGCCATGCGCGAACGCATGAAACAGGAAGCTCCTCTTGCCGCACGGATGCGTCCACGCACCCTCGATGAATACATCGGGCAGGAGCATATTGTAGGCCAGGGCAAACTCCTGCGCCGAGCCATCGAAGCGGACCGGCTTTTCTCATCCATCATTTTGTGGGGACCGCCCGGTACGGGCAAGACCACCCTCGCACAGGTGATTGCAAATACCACAAAGAGTCACTTCGTCACCATCTCCGCCATCCTTGCAGGAAAAGCAGACCTGCGCGTTGTCATTGACCAAGCCCTTGAACGCAGGCGCCTCCACAACGAACGCACCATCCTCTTTGTGGACGAAGTTCACAGATGGAACAAGGCGCAACAGGATGCCCTTCTGCCCCACGTCGAGAACGGCACATTTACGCTCATTGGCGCGACCACTGAAAATCCATATTTCGAAGTCATTAAGGCATTGATCTCCCGCTCGCGGGTATTTCAACTTCGCAATTTGAACCAGGCGGAGACCGGCATTTTGCTTGACCGAGTCCTCGTGGACACGGAACGCGGCTACGGCAACAAACGCATCAATCTGGACCTCGCGGCCCGATCCCACTTAATTGAAGTTGCATCCGGCGATGCACGGAATGCGCTCAATGCGCTGGAATTGGCGGTGGAATCCACAACGCCAGATAGCGATGGAGTCATACACATTACACTGGATGTGGCCCAGGAATCCATCCAGCAGAGAGCCGTACTCTACGACAAGGATGGCGACGCACATTACGACACCATCTCCGCATTCATCAAATCTGTGCGCGGCTCCGACCCGGACGCCGCCCTATACTGGCTCGCAAAAATGATCTACGCCGGCGAAGACCCGAAATTCATCATCCGCCGATTGATCATTCTGGCAGGCGAGGACATTGGACTGGCAGACCCGATGGGGCTGGTAGTGGCATCATCCGCCGCACAAGCCTTTGATTATATTGGCCTGCCTGAAGGGATATATCCCATCGTCGAAGCGACGTTGTATCTCGCCGCCGCGCCCAAATCCAACACGGCGGGGGCATATTTCAAAGCAATGAAGAAGATCGAGGAAGAGGGTCAAACTTCCGTGCCACGCCACCTCATGGACGGCAACCGCGATGCCGCCGCAATGGGACACGGCAGGGATTACGTCTACCCGCACGAGTTCGAGGGTCACTTTACACCCCAGCAATATCTCCCCAAGCGGCTGCTCGGCACATATTTTTATTCGCCATCGGAAGAAGGCTATGAGTCACAGGTCAAGTCCCGTCTGGAGATGTGGCGAGAGGCACAGCGCAAAGCATTGGGAATCACGAAGGTGGAGAATATTCCCGATATGAGCGAGGAACAAATCCAGGAAATGAAGAGGAAAATCAAGTAA
- a CDS encoding transposase, whose amino-acid sequence MATTWARTGKRPVFRRVTKDRRALSTAVALTLTGKIYKKCFEGSIKSDNLIEALEHLRRQVPGKIILIWDRARIHLSKLTKAYLCQHPEIMIEELPAYAPQLNPEEYCHGNVKQHLRNARPTSKEEIRSMLDRGFARLRRRPDLLLGFFHAAGLSVRQLQLT is encoded by the coding sequence TTGGCTACGACGTGGGCTCGGACTGGCAAGAGACCCGTTTTTCGACGGGTAACCAAAGATCGTCGAGCGCTATCGACAGCCGTAGCGCTGACACTTACAGGCAAGATCTACAAGAAATGTTTTGAAGGTTCGATAAAAAGCGATAACTTGATTGAGGCACTTGAACACCTCCGTAGGCAGGTACCTGGAAAAATCATCTTGATCTGGGATCGAGCCCGTATTCATCTTAGCAAGCTCACCAAAGCTTATCTCTGCCAGCATCCTGAGATCATGATTGAAGAGTTACCTGCTTACGCTCCACAGCTCAATCCGGAAGAGTATTGTCACGGAAATGTTAAACAACATCTCAGAAATGCTCGTCCAACTTCTAAAGAGGAGATTCGCTCAATGCTTGATCGTGGTTTTGCTCGCTTGCGTCGTCGACCAGACTTACTTCTTGGCTTCTTTCATGCCGCCGGTCTTTCTGTTAGGCAACTTCAGTTAACCTGA
- a CDS encoding winged helix-turn-helix domain-containing protein, which produces MEERRLEGGRLLKAGKMSKAEISRHLGVSRATVGQWARIIETKGMRGLQKRKAAGSEPKLSNPQKQSLKRKLERGALANGYPTDRWTLDRVQKLIKREFDVTYHPNYLNRLLRKLGFSPQKPMPQAIEQEKELVEAWLLGDWPRIKKVTSSQSKNRILG; this is translated from the coding sequence ATGGAAGAAAGACGGCTTGAAGGTGGACGGCTGTTGAAAGCTGGAAAAATGTCAAAAGCCGAAATCTCAAGACACCTCGGAGTAAGCCGGGCCACGGTCGGCCAATGGGCCAGAATCATAGAAACAAAAGGTATGCGCGGACTCCAAAAAAGAAAAGCGGCTGGTAGCGAGCCGAAGTTGAGTAATCCACAAAAGCAAAGCTTAAAGAGGAAGCTGGAACGAGGGGCTTTGGCGAATGGATATCCAACTGATCGCTGGACATTGGACCGTGTCCAAAAATTGATCAAAAGAGAATTTGATGTCACTTATCATCCGAATTACCTCAATCGATTGTTGCGCAAACTAGGTTTCAGTCCACAAAAGCCAATGCCACAGGCTATTGAACAGGAAAAAGAGTTAGTGGAAGCTTGGTTGCTAGGAGATTGGCCAAGGATAAAAAAAGTCACATCGTCTCAAAGCAAAAATCGTATTTTGGGATGA
- a CDS encoding putative quinol monooxygenase gives MYAMTGKLIARDGKRAQLAEILKQAAQVVAAIPECQMYIVSEDLSNSTHLWVFEIWDSRDAHDASLGNEQVHALIAQARPLLAAAPDGVELFPIGVHGLNHSIA, from the coding sequence ATGTATGCAATGACGGGAAAATTGATCGCACGGGACGGGAAACGCGCCCAACTTGCAGAAATCCTGAAACAAGCCGCACAGGTTGTGGCAGCCATCCCTGAATGTCAAATGTACATTGTAAGTGAAGACCTTTCCAATTCAACCCATCTTTGGGTGTTTGAAATTTGGGACAGCAGGGATGCGCATGATGCATCCCTGGGCAACGAGCAGGTGCACGCTCTTATCGCGCAGGCAAGACCACTGCTTGCGGCCGCGCCAGACGGCGTAGAATTATTTCCAATTGGCGTACATGGATTAAACCATTCCATTGCTTGA
- a CDS encoding HAD family hydrolase, translating to MSSFLIRHLLFDLGGTLMHACNEWEAIHKRADQALGEKLLEHDIQIEPKIFRARLHEYYSQRDKDFHETTYHFVLDELLKELGHAEVVEPVIRSALDAMYSVTQTNWQLEKDTVETLQKLKTNNFKLGIFSNAGDDKDVQQLIENFGIRLYFDFVLTSAACFYRKPHPRAFEIALAQWNIPPNEAVMIGDSLEADIHGAKQVNMKTIWIMRRAQFTNEEMHRVKPDFSLRKLDELLPTLERLSVTRV from the coding sequence ATGAGCTCCTTTTTAATCCGCCATCTCCTCTTTGATCTTGGGGGCACTCTCATGCATGCATGCAATGAGTGGGAGGCCATCCACAAGCGTGCAGACCAGGCGCTTGGCGAAAAACTGCTTGAACACGACATCCAGATCGAACCGAAAATTTTTCGCGCGCGTTTGCACGAATATTACAGCCAGCGCGACAAGGATTTTCATGAAACCACGTATCACTTTGTTCTGGACGAACTTCTCAAGGAACTGGGACATGCCGAAGTCGTCGAACCAGTCATCAGGTCCGCACTGGACGCGATGTATTCCGTCACGCAAACCAACTGGCAACTTGAAAAGGATACGGTTGAAACGCTCCAAAAGCTCAAAACAAACAACTTTAAACTGGGGATTTTTTCCAACGCAGGCGATGACAAGGATGTGCAGCAATTGATCGAAAACTTTGGCATCCGACTGTATTTTGATTTCGTGCTGACCTCCGCTGCCTGCTTTTATCGCAAGCCCCATCCACGCGCATTCGAGATCGCGCTCGCCCAATGGAACATCCCGCCCAATGAAGCGGTAATGATCGGCGACAGTCTCGAAGCGGATATACACGGCGCGAAACAAGTGAACATGAAAACAATCTGGATCATGCGCCGCGCGCAATTTACGAATGAGGAAATGCACCGCGTCAAACCCGACTTCAGCCTTCGAAAACTTGATGAACTTTTACCCACCTTGGAAAGACTCTCTGTTACGCGCGTTTAA
- a CDS encoding DMT family transporter — translation MTQTRLFAYIALAVGILALSLSAMFVRWADAPGTVTGFYRLLISTILLTPLFIRQQKQLESIDKQYLIFPLVAGIFTAFDFAFWNSSLQYTTAANATLLGNTSPLWVALSALFIFREKLRHTFWAGLILALTGAALVMGSDYLRHPTLGLGDLMASTAAIFYASYQIVTQRGRRHIDPLRYIWFVGISATIGMLIMNLVLGHQLVNYSLQTWMIFLATAVVSQMIGYLAISYALGHLPASIVAPTLIGQPILTAILAIPLLGEVPATLQWLGGAIALAGIYIVNQSHARTTSETPNA, via the coding sequence ATGACCCAAACCCGGCTATTTGCATACATCGCCCTTGCGGTGGGCATCCTTGCGTTGAGCCTTTCCGCCATGTTCGTGCGCTGGGCGGATGCGCCCGGCACCGTCACCGGCTTCTATCGTCTGCTGATTTCCACAATCCTGCTAACCCCTCTTTTTATCCGACAACAAAAACAACTGGAAAGCATCGACAAACAATATCTGATCTTTCCCCTGGTTGCCGGCATATTCACGGCCTTCGACTTTGCCTTTTGGAATTCTTCGCTCCAGTACACGACCGCTGCAAACGCCACCCTGCTTGGAAATACTTCGCCGCTATGGGTCGCACTCAGCGCGCTTTTTATTTTCCGTGAGAAATTACGCCATACGTTTTGGGCCGGACTGATACTTGCATTGACCGGGGCTGCACTTGTCATGGGGAGCGACTATCTGCGCCACCCCACCCTTGGGCTTGGCGATCTCATGGCAAGCACAGCCGCCATCTTTTACGCATCCTATCAGATCGTCACCCAGCGTGGGCGCAGGCACATCGACCCGCTTCGTTATATATGGTTTGTGGGCATCAGCGCCACGATCGGGATGCTGATCATGAATCTCGTTCTGGGACATCAGCTTGTGAATTATTCGCTGCAGACCTGGATGATTTTTTTGGCAACAGCCGTCGTCTCGCAAATGATAGGGTATCTTGCAATTTCCTATGCACTGGGTCATTTGCCAGCATCGATCGTTGCGCCCACATTGATCGGGCAGCCCATCCTGACGGCCATACTTGCCATTCCCCTGCTTGGAGAGGTGCCCGCCACGTTGCAATGGCTGGGGGGAGCAATCGCCCTGGCCGGCATCTATATTGTCAACCAGTCCCATGCCCGGACCACAAGCGAAACCCCGAACGCCTAA